The Lacipirellula parvula genome window below encodes:
- a CDS encoding DHH family phosphoesterase, translated as MKIDWQPLVEIIQSHERFLLTSHQRADCDAVGSEMALALILETLGKQVAIVNSDAVPEHIAFMDPYGRVAVIGASAPLEAMRAFEVMIVVDTSAWGQLGGMAEVLRSFKGVKAVIDHHASEDDLGAIVFKDSTAEATGRLILQLAKELGVPITPEIAAPLFAAIATDTGWFRFPSVTADTFAALAKLTAAGASPAKTFAVLYEQHSLPRLHLRGRILEQVTPECDGRMMWTQVSAADFRETGAQKTDTEDVINMLLTVKGVEIAVLFVELEPTLTKVSLRSRSGFDVNQLAAQFGGGGHKAAAGISFPGAMADAQQAVLAALRNGLEQSPQN; from the coding sequence ATGAAAATCGATTGGCAGCCGCTGGTGGAGATTATTCAATCGCATGAGCGATTCTTGCTGACGAGCCATCAGCGCGCCGATTGCGATGCGGTTGGCAGCGAGATGGCTCTTGCGCTCATTTTGGAAACGCTCGGCAAGCAGGTGGCGATCGTCAATTCGGATGCTGTGCCGGAGCACATCGCGTTCATGGATCCGTACGGCCGCGTGGCGGTGATCGGCGCGTCGGCGCCGCTCGAAGCGATGCGGGCGTTTGAGGTGATGATCGTCGTCGACACGAGCGCCTGGGGGCAGCTCGGCGGCATGGCCGAAGTACTGCGGAGCTTTAAGGGCGTGAAGGCGGTCATCGATCATCATGCGAGCGAAGACGACCTCGGCGCCATCGTGTTCAAGGACAGCACCGCCGAAGCAACGGGGCGGCTCATTCTGCAGCTGGCGAAAGAACTCGGCGTGCCGATCACGCCAGAGATTGCGGCGCCACTGTTCGCCGCGATCGCGACCGACACTGGTTGGTTCAGGTTCCCATCGGTGACGGCCGATACGTTCGCGGCGCTCGCCAAGCTGACGGCGGCGGGAGCGAGCCCGGCGAAGACGTTCGCGGTGCTTTACGAGCAGCACAGCCTGCCGCGGCTCCACCTGCGCGGGCGAATTCTCGAGCAGGTCACGCCCGAGTGCGATGGGCGAATGATGTGGACGCAAGTTTCGGCCGCCGACTTCCGTGAGACGGGCGCCCAGAAGACTGACACCGAAGATGTGATTAACATGCTCCTCACGGTGAAGGGCGTCGAAATCGCGGTATTGTTCGTTGAACTTGAGCCGACGCTGACGAAGGTGAGTTTGCGGAGCCGCAGCGGGTTCGACGTCAATCAACTCGCGGCTCAGTTCGGCGGCGGCGGGCACAAAGCGGCGGCAGGGATCAGCTTTCCCGGCGCGATGGCCGACGCGCAGCAGGCGGTATTGGCCGCGTTACGGAATGGATTGGAACAAAGTCCGCAGAATTAG
- a CDS encoding cytochrome b N-terminal domain-containing protein, with the protein MMKLFRSVGDWLDDRAGVRKLIHESLYEPIPGGARWRYVWGSTLVMAFMTQLITGIFLWMAYSPSTQTAWESVFYIQYEMNGGWLLRGIHHFMAQAMVVLLAIHFLQVVWDGAYRAPRELNFILGLVLMLIVLGLALTGYLLPWDQKGYWATSVGTNLASQTPAVGPEVKKLAIGGSEYGHQTLTRFFALHAGVLPGALMAFLVLHIALFRRHGLHARKPDPAKDAMFWPDQVLKDSIAALAVLTVVLLLTIYFGGAELTAPADPANPYDAARPEWYFLFLFQFLKWFPGELEVWGAFIIPGLIMTVLFLMPWIGRTRTGHLINIAMLCVLLGGAAALTAQAIHEDYFAAWNSKEEILKAGDPVQEARYEASERFLNAKEEAHREAERVIELAESPMRIPPAGALSLMYDDPLLQGPKLFAQNCASCHNYVDPTKPVEEQPHAIVNAEPTAPNLFGVGSEAWALGILNAEKIVSKHYFGYPGSPFVDGDMVTYVMEAVGPDVDDEQRAKAKEAFAKIAETLEAEAALPTAPKTNQERQNRIAEGRELMTGGLADMLEGGMSCTDCHKFHDEGDLGLAPDLTGYMSREWLLAFVRNPAGERFYGDNNDRMPAFGPHDNPQLNQLDDKSLGLIVDWLRGDWVRVSEPVEKFDEAP; encoded by the coding sequence ATGATGAAGCTCTTTCGAAGCGTTGGCGACTGGCTCGACGATCGGGCCGGCGTGCGGAAGCTGATCCACGAATCGCTCTACGAGCCGATCCCCGGCGGCGCGCGGTGGCGCTACGTCTGGGGTAGCACGCTCGTGATGGCGTTCATGACGCAGCTCATCACCGGCATCTTCCTGTGGATGGCGTACAGCCCGAGCACGCAAACGGCTTGGGAAAGCGTCTTCTACATCCAGTACGAGATGAACGGCGGTTGGCTGCTGCGCGGCATTCACCACTTTATGGCTCAGGCGATGGTGGTGCTGCTGGCGATTCACTTCCTGCAAGTGGTGTGGGACGGGGCCTACCGCGCGCCGCGCGAGCTGAACTTTATTCTCGGTCTCGTGCTAATGTTGATCGTGCTGGGGCTCGCGCTCACCGGCTACTTGTTGCCGTGGGATCAGAAGGGCTACTGGGCGACGAGCGTCGGCACCAATCTCGCCAGCCAGACGCCGGCCGTGGGACCGGAGGTGAAGAAGCTTGCCATTGGCGGCAGCGAGTATGGGCATCAAACGCTGACGCGGTTCTTCGCATTGCACGCGGGCGTGTTGCCGGGGGCGCTGATGGCGTTCCTGGTGCTGCACATCGCGCTCTTCCGGCGGCATGGGCTCCACGCGCGGAAGCCCGATCCGGCCAAGGATGCGATGTTCTGGCCCGATCAGGTGCTGAAGGACAGCATCGCGGCGCTCGCCGTGCTGACGGTGGTGCTGCTGCTGACGATCTACTTCGGCGGAGCGGAACTCACGGCGCCGGCCGATCCGGCGAACCCCTACGACGCCGCGCGGCCCGAGTGGTACTTCCTGTTCCTGTTCCAGTTTTTGAAGTGGTTCCCAGGCGAGCTCGAAGTTTGGGGGGCGTTCATCATCCCCGGGCTGATCATGACGGTGCTGTTCCTGATGCCGTGGATCGGGCGGACGCGCACCGGGCATCTCATCAACATCGCGATGCTCTGTGTGCTGCTCGGCGGCGCCGCGGCGCTGACGGCGCAGGCGATTCACGAAGATTACTTCGCCGCGTGGAATTCGAAGGAAGAGATCCTCAAAGCGGGCGATCCAGTGCAAGAGGCGCGCTACGAAGCGTCGGAGCGATTCCTCAACGCGAAGGAAGAAGCCCATCGCGAAGCGGAGCGGGTGATCGAGCTGGCCGAGTCGCCGATGCGGATTCCGCCGGCGGGGGCGCTGTCGCTCATGTACGACGATCCGCTGTTGCAAGGGCCGAAGCTGTTCGCGCAAAACTGTGCGAGCTGCCACAACTACGTCGATCCGACCAAGCCCGTTGAAGAGCAACCGCACGCGATCGTCAACGCCGAGCCGACGGCGCCGAATTTGTTTGGCGTCGGCAGCGAAGCATGGGCGCTGGGGATTCTCAATGCCGAGAAGATCGTCAGCAAGCACTATTTCGGATACCCAGGTTCGCCGTTCGTCGACGGCGACATGGTGACGTACGTCATGGAAGCGGTCGGACCCGACGTCGACGACGAGCAGCGGGCGAAGGCGAAAGAGGCATTCGCCAAAATTGCCGAGACGCTGGAAGCCGAGGCGGCGCTGCCGACGGCGCCGAAGACGAATCAGGAGCGGCAAAACCGCATCGCCGAAGGCCGCGAGTTGATGACCGGCGGACTTGCCGACATGCTCGAGGGCGGCATGAGCTGCACTGATTGCCACAAGTTCCACGACGAGGGCGACCTCGGTTTGGCGCCCGACCTCACCGGCTACATGTCGCGGGAGTGGCTGCTGGCGTTCGTGCGGAACCCGGCGGGCGAACGTTTCTACGGCGACAACAATGACCGCATGCCGGCGTTCGGGCCGCACGACAACCCGCAGCTGAACCAGCTGGACGACAAGTCGCTCGGGCTGATCGTCGACTGGCTACGGGGCGACTGGGTGCGCGTGAGCGAGCCGGTGGAGAAGTTTGACGAGGCTCCTTAA
- a CDS encoding DNA-directed RNA polymerase subunit alpha C-terminal domain-containing protein, translating to MSPVLEFDLRQTVISNSTFGPNEIKQISQAISSDYNNFRTLRDATNELAQQSGRTPAASARLGVCQFLIGRYTDAIQTLTSADGGALTHFYLGKAYLALDKYADALKAYESAERAGYNKDDVNLAKAEAMRYNGDPAGALKVLDGLSGAVEQTAEYLYQRSAAVAAMGDNRGEVIALLERAIDSDSTHPGVLFGLALENDRHGNDDYARQLYERAAKQFPTNVGTLLNLGLLYEDIEHFERAKQCYLRILDIFPGHERARLYFKDADASRDMYYDEEARRRQDRLSQILSVPVTDFELSVRSRNCLQKMGIMTLGDLTETTEQELLSSKNFGETSLVEIREMLSSKGLELGQFASTKWQEEPVYEANPMSDDERALLDRPIADLNLSVRARKCMVRLGLTTIGELVRRTGDDLLECKNFGVTSLNEVREKLTANSLKLRGD from the coding sequence ATGTCGCCAGTTTTGGAATTCGACCTGCGTCAAACTGTCATTTCCAACAGCACGTTCGGACCGAACGAGATCAAGCAGATCTCGCAGGCCATCTCGAGCGACTACAACAACTTCCGCACTCTGCGCGATGCGACCAACGAACTGGCTCAGCAGAGCGGCCGCACCCCTGCCGCCTCCGCCCGCCTGGGCGTCTGCCAGTTCCTGATCGGTCGCTACACCGACGCGATCCAAACGCTCACCAGCGCCGACGGCGGCGCGCTGACGCACTTCTACCTGGGCAAGGCCTACCTCGCCCTCGACAAGTACGCCGACGCCCTGAAGGCCTACGAATCGGCCGAGCGAGCCGGCTACAACAAAGACGACGTCAACCTCGCCAAGGCCGAGGCGATGCGCTACAACGGCGACCCCGCCGGCGCCTTGAAGGTTCTCGACGGCCTCTCGGGCGCCGTGGAGCAAACCGCCGAATACCTTTACCAGCGCTCGGCTGCCGTGGCTGCCATGGGCGACAACCGCGGTGAAGTGATCGCCCTGCTCGAACGGGCTATCGACTCCGACTCGACCCATCCCGGCGTCTTGTTCGGCCTGGCCCTTGAGAACGATCGCCACGGCAACGACGACTACGCTCGCCAGCTCTACGAGCGGGCTGCCAAGCAGTTCCCGACCAACGTCGGCACCCTGCTCAACCTCGGCCTGCTGTACGAAGACATCGAACACTTCGAACGGGCCAAGCAGTGCTACCTGCGGATCCTCGACATTTTCCCCGGCCACGAACGGGCTCGGCTCTACTTCAAGGACGCCGACGCCTCGCGTGACATGTACTACGACGAGGAAGCTCGCCGTCGTCAGGATCGCCTGTCGCAAATCCTCAGCGTGCCGGTCACCGACTTCGAACTCTCCGTTCGCAGCCGCAACTGCCTGCAGAAGATGGGGATCATGACCCTCGGCGATCTCACCGAGACGACCGAGCAAGAGCTCCTTTCCAGCAAGAACTTCGGCGAAACCTCGCTCGTCGAGATTCGCGAAATGCTCTCGTCGAAGGGCCTCGAACTCGGCCAGTTCGCTTCGACGAAGTGGCAGGAAGAGCCGGTCTACGAAGCCAATCCGATGAGCGACGACGAACGGGCCCTGCTCGATCGCCCTATCGCCGATCTCAACCTGTCGGTTCGTGCTCGCAAATGCATGGTCCGCTTGGGCCTCACGACGATCGGCGAACTCGTTCGCCGCACCGGCGACGATCTGCTGGAGTGCAAGAACTTCGGCGTCACCAGCCTCAACGAAGTTCGCGAGAAGCTCACCGCGAACAGCTTGAAGCTCCGTGGCGACTGA
- the tgt gene encoding tRNA guanosine(34) transglycosylase Tgt translates to MTNSSPFRYELLHADAQTSARLGRLHTPRGTVELPTFMPVGTLGTVKGVDIHRVRETGAQIILANTYHLALRPGEETVAALGDLHAFTGWQGPILTDSGGFQVFSLADRIKLSEEGVEFRSHIDGSKIQLSPERSIAIQEALGADFIMAFDHVVALPNEASVVEEATWRSVRWAERCQKAAQRSDQMLLAIVQGGLDPGLRRRCAQELVAMDFQGYAVGGLSVGEPPAEMYAALDVVVPELPVDRPRYLMGVGRPQDLIEGVARGIDMFDCVMPTRNGRNALVFTDRGPVRLRNASHERDRQPIEADCPCPACQHSRGYIRHLFQAGEMLGPILASIHNLAYYQRLMTRAREAIAADSFAPFREERMRGWNEAT, encoded by the coding sequence ATGACCAATTCATCGCCATTTCGCTACGAACTGCTGCACGCCGACGCCCAGACGTCGGCGCGGCTCGGCCGGCTGCACACCCCGCGTGGAACGGTCGAGCTGCCGACGTTTATGCCAGTCGGCACGCTCGGCACAGTGAAAGGCGTCGACATCCACCGCGTCCGCGAGACCGGCGCTCAGATCATCCTGGCGAACACCTACCACCTCGCCCTCCGCCCGGGCGAGGAAACCGTCGCAGCGCTCGGCGACCTTCACGCCTTCACCGGCTGGCAGGGGCCGATCCTCACCGACAGCGGCGGGTTCCAAGTCTTCAGCCTCGCTGATCGAATCAAGCTGAGCGAAGAGGGAGTCGAATTCCGCTCGCACATCGACGGCTCGAAGATCCAGCTCTCGCCAGAGCGTTCGATTGCCATCCAGGAAGCGCTCGGCGCCGACTTCATCATGGCGTTCGACCATGTGGTGGCCCTGCCGAACGAGGCGTCGGTGGTCGAAGAGGCGACCTGGCGGAGCGTCCGCTGGGCCGAGCGGTGCCAGAAGGCCGCCCAACGCAGCGACCAAATGCTACTGGCGATCGTTCAAGGGGGTCTCGATCCGGGCCTCCGCCGCCGGTGCGCCCAGGAGTTGGTGGCGATGGACTTCCAGGGCTACGCCGTCGGCGGCCTGAGCGTCGGCGAGCCGCCGGCCGAGATGTACGCCGCCCTCGACGTAGTCGTCCCCGAGCTGCCCGTCGACCGCCCGAGGTACCTGATGGGGGTCGGCCGGCCGCAGGATCTTATCGAGGGGGTCGCCCGCGGGATCGACATGTTCGACTGCGTGATGCCGACCCGCAACGGCCGGAACGCCCTCGTTTTCACCGATCGCGGCCCCGTGCGGCTGCGGAACGCCTCCCACGAACGCGACCGCCAGCCGATCGAAGCCGACTGCCCCTGCCCTGCCTGCCAACATAGTCGAGGATACATCCGCCATCTGTTCCAGGCGGGCGAAATGCTCGGGCCGATCTTGGCCTCGATCCACAACCTCGCGTACTACCAACGGCTGATGACCCGCGCCCGGGAGGCGATCGCAGCGGACTCGTTTGCCCCCTTCCGGGAGGAGCGGATGAGGGGCTGGAATGAGGCGACTTGA
- the yajC gene encoding preprotein translocase subunit YajC, with product MEFTSWGLLAQAETAETAATAEAPKAAADGTAAEQPGSPFGSLLVPLSLIMVLFYFVILRPQKAKDQQFKSLLDSLKETDRVVTIGGIHGVVTNVQRNPDGAIVTIRVDESTGAKIRVGASAIARVLTDEEKSA from the coding sequence ATGGAATTTACGTCGTGGGGATTACTCGCACAGGCTGAAACGGCTGAAACAGCCGCCACGGCTGAGGCGCCGAAAGCGGCCGCTGATGGCACCGCTGCGGAGCAGCCAGGCTCGCCGTTTGGCAGCTTGCTCGTCCCTCTGTCGCTGATCATGGTGCTGTTCTACTTCGTGATTCTGCGTCCGCAGAAGGCGAAGGATCAACAGTTCAAGTCGCTGCTCGACAGCCTGAAAGAAACAGATCGCGTGGTGACCATCGGCGGCATCCACGGGGTCGTCACCAACGTCCAACGCAATCCCGACGGCGCGATCGTGACGATTCGCGTCGATGAGTCGACCGGCGCCAAGATTCGCGTCGGCGCCTCGGCGATCGCCCGCGTCCTGACGGACGAAGAGAAGTCAGCCTAG
- a CDS encoding bifunctional riboflavin kinase/FAD synthetase: protein MPIIRHLEQLPAAARGGAMAIGNFDGVHLGHRRIAERLLERAREVGGPAIVFTFDPHPVRLLRPSESPPPLTWTERKAQLLKEIGVDWVVAYPTDQRLLQLTAQQFFDQIVVDAVGARAMVEGPNFYFGHNREGTIERLGQMTDQAGMTLDIVRPVELDGQLVSSSLIRRLIGAGEVAAAATMLTEPYRIRGMVTHGAGRGSHIGFPTANLEAIDTLLPAVGVYAGRVPLGGKLVGAAINIGPNPTFGEQAHKVEVHLIDREESLYGEPLEVEFLSKLRDVRAFGSKEELIAQLREDVSRAREIAG from the coding sequence GTGCCGATTATTCGCCATCTTGAGCAACTGCCCGCCGCCGCTCGCGGGGGGGCGATGGCGATCGGAAATTTTGACGGCGTTCACCTGGGGCACCGGCGGATCGCCGAGCGGCTGCTCGAACGGGCCCGCGAGGTCGGCGGCCCCGCGATTGTCTTCACGTTTGACCCCCATCCGGTACGGTTGCTGCGACCGAGCGAATCGCCGCCGCCGCTTACTTGGACGGAGCGCAAAGCCCAGCTGCTGAAGGAGATAGGCGTCGACTGGGTCGTCGCCTACCCCACAGACCAACGGCTGCTGCAGCTCACGGCTCAGCAGTTTTTCGACCAGATCGTCGTCGACGCCGTTGGGGCGCGGGCGATGGTCGAGGGGCCGAATTTCTACTTTGGCCACAATCGCGAGGGGACGATCGAACGCCTCGGCCAAATGACCGACCAGGCCGGAATGACGCTTGATATCGTGCGACCGGTCGAACTCGACGGGCAACTTGTTTCGAGTTCGCTGATCCGCCGATTGATTGGCGCGGGCGAGGTCGCCGCCGCGGCGACGATGCTCACGGAGCCATACCGAATCCGCGGGATGGTGACGCACGGGGCAGGGCGGGGAAGCCATATCGGCTTCCCGACCGCGAATCTGGAAGCGATCGACACGCTGTTGCCAGCGGTGGGCGTCTATGCAGGCCGAGTGCCGCTAGGCGGCAAGTTGGTCGGCGCGGCGATCAACATTGGGCCCAATCCGACGTTCGGCGAGCAGGCGCACAAGGTCGAAGTCCATTTAATCGACCGCGAGGAGTCGCTGTATGGCGAGCCGCTGGAGGTCGAGTTTCTAAGTAAACTGAGAGACGTGCGGGCGTTTGGTTCGAAGGAAGAATTGATCGCCCAACTGCGCGAGGACGTGTCGCGGGCGCGCGAGATTGCAGGGTAG
- a CDS encoding ubiquinol-cytochrome c reductase iron-sulfur subunit, whose product MSNTPDQPPPSLVKIPGRESDNRRSFFAITAAVVTGSIAVLTPIGVGIAAFLTPLFRKSKSPEVRIALLDQVPDDGMPRYFPVVADREDAWTRYPAQRVGAVYLVRKPGKEKPTAFTAKCPHAGCFIGYTPGSKVFQCPCHTSAFNLDGSRVNGDAEVAPRGMDTLPVSIRQAKTGDGNSIAEVWVEFIDFQTGHKEKIPTA is encoded by the coding sequence ATGTCGAACACTCCCGACCAACCTCCGCCGTCACTGGTCAAAATTCCCGGCAGGGAATCGGACAATCGCCGATCGTTCTTCGCGATCACTGCGGCCGTCGTCACCGGCAGCATTGCCGTGCTGACGCCGATTGGCGTCGGCATCGCGGCGTTTCTGACGCCGCTGTTTCGTAAGAGCAAGTCGCCCGAGGTGCGAATCGCGTTGCTCGACCAAGTGCCCGACGACGGCATGCCGCGCTACTTCCCCGTGGTGGCCGATCGCGAAGATGCGTGGACGCGCTATCCGGCGCAGCGCGTCGGCGCGGTGTACCTCGTTCGCAAACCTGGTAAGGAGAAGCCGACGGCGTTCACGGCGAAGTGTCCTCATGCGGGCTGCTTCATCGGCTACACGCCGGGGTCGAAGGTTTTTCAATGCCCGTGCCACACGAGCGCGTTCAACCTCGACGGTTCGCGGGTGAACGGCGACGCCGAGGTGGCGCCGCGCGGGATGGATACGCTTCCGGTGTCGATTCGTCAGGCGAAGACCGGCGACGGCAATTCAATCGCTGAGGTGTGGGTCGAGTTCATCGACTTCCAGACCGGCCACAAGGAAAAGATTCCGACGGCATGA
- the secD gene encoding protein translocase subunit SecD encodes MEFESLVRRSSPAMKAFRGLLAAAVVLSSTWLASPCFAQAAPSGTPATAAAPADAPVEGGVSMIALRNIGIIIALFVVPIIIGNMLAKSLRMPDYAWKFAVAIGVLAAAGVVVALGEIKLGPDLSGGITLIYEVEKREGAAAEPAAKTDDAAAEDEKDVAVDDTERDDAELEAEGAEEVAEEKQAATGGQTYGNVSRSDTMAALIKALIERVDPAGTKEVSIKRFGDDQIEIIIPKAEKAELEAIERRIYTAGVLEFRITASRQFDQHRAIIDLAERMPANQNIVRVDGKEVARWVEFDEKQFGTPEQAGRALVVRTNSKTPQALIMTNDGWDVTGEYLRNAAGDIDQSGRPAVSFTFNSQGARRFERLTRAHQPAPSGAKYQLGILLDSRLLSAPNLNAVISDRGIIEGLDDQGEVDFLVGILNAGSLPAALNKVPISRAQISPTLGQLTIEKGKNSLLISLVLVAIFMVIYYKKAGFISWLGLAANMLLILGSMVLIKAAFTLPGLAGLVLTVGMSLDANVLIYERIRDELKKGTALRMAIRNGFDRASITIIDSNVTNLITGVVIYKIAPDSVKGFGVTLVLGIVMSVFTAVFLTRIVFDVAERRGWLKNMSMREFIGETNFDFVGWRLPSIIASLVVIGIGLFAVAKRGQDLFDIDFTGGSSVTIVFEDDKPTPYAEVYETLQTTPLGEENLSLVEMGDDDTRYTVTTINDDVVEVENILKDAFGDKLKKYQVNVEEVKEFAPGEQTSLLPAVKPLDLVRGLKFASPLSYVTLLQPAETEEATPPAENESVTAAPEGEAAEEAKPAEEAAPAAETPAAEPAAEPAAETPAPATETPAATTTPATPAAPAAADVEANPFAGGATAKLKFAADKDGDASGVSHDTLDQMIGDALKKAGKGEVVYEITNEDYREGSNRAMEEWQVSIALPPAEAKAIFDQIAAETNAKPIFPLSSKIGGRVAGQMATSAAAAMILCLVGIIAYVWFRFHGVIYGIAAVIALIHDVLVTLGFVALSAYFVNGAEGVASLFLVDKFQINLVLVAAFLTIIGYSLNDTIVIFDRIREVKGKSPRLTKEIINLSVNQTLARTILTSFTTLTSVVVLYIFGGDGIHAFAFALLVGFIAGCYSTIFIANPVLLWLAERFESGPAPSTTAKS; translated from the coding sequence ATGGAATTCGAGTCCCTCGTCCGTCGCTCGTCACCAGCCATGAAGGCGTTTCGCGGGCTGCTCGCCGCGGCAGTCGTTCTCTCATCGACGTGGCTCGCCTCGCCCTGCTTCGCGCAAGCGGCCCCCAGCGGCACGCCGGCGACGGCCGCAGCCCCTGCCGACGCCCCCGTCGAAGGCGGCGTCAGCATGATCGCCCTGCGGAACATCGGGATCATCATCGCGCTGTTCGTCGTGCCGATCATCATCGGCAACATGCTGGCCAAGTCGCTGCGCATGCCCGACTACGCCTGGAAGTTTGCGGTGGCAATCGGCGTGCTGGCCGCGGCGGGCGTCGTCGTCGCGCTCGGTGAAATCAAGCTCGGTCCCGACTTGAGCGGCGGTATCACGCTGATTTACGAAGTCGAGAAGCGCGAAGGAGCTGCCGCAGAGCCAGCGGCGAAGACCGACGACGCTGCTGCAGAAGACGAGAAGGACGTCGCCGTCGACGACACCGAACGCGACGACGCGGAACTCGAAGCCGAAGGCGCCGAGGAAGTCGCTGAAGAAAAGCAGGCCGCCACGGGCGGGCAAACCTACGGCAACGTGAGCCGTAGCGACACGATGGCCGCGCTAATCAAGGCGCTCATCGAGCGCGTCGATCCCGCCGGTACGAAGGAAGTCTCGATCAAGCGGTTCGGCGACGACCAAATCGAAATCATCATTCCGAAGGCCGAGAAGGCCGAGCTCGAAGCGATCGAACGCCGCATCTACACGGCGGGCGTGCTCGAGTTCCGCATCACCGCCTCGCGGCAGTTCGATCAGCACCGGGCGATCATCGATCTCGCCGAGCGTATGCCGGCGAACCAAAACATCGTCCGCGTCGACGGCAAGGAAGTCGCCCGCTGGGTGGAGTTCGACGAGAAGCAGTTCGGGACGCCAGAACAAGCCGGTCGCGCGCTGGTCGTACGGACGAACTCGAAGACGCCGCAGGCCCTCATCATGACGAACGACGGCTGGGACGTCACGGGCGAGTACCTCCGCAACGCCGCGGGCGACATCGATCAGTCGGGCCGTCCGGCGGTTTCGTTCACCTTCAACAGCCAAGGGGCTCGTCGGTTCGAGCGTCTCACCCGTGCCCATCAGCCGGCGCCGTCGGGAGCCAAGTACCAACTCGGCATCTTGCTCGACAGCCGTCTGCTCTCGGCTCCTAACCTGAACGCCGTCATTTCCGACCGCGGCATCATCGAAGGGCTCGACGACCAGGGCGAAGTCGACTTCCTGGTTGGCATTCTCAATGCCGGCAGCTTGCCCGCCGCGCTCAACAAGGTGCCGATCAGCCGCGCGCAAATCAGCCCGACGCTCGGCCAGCTGACGATCGAGAAGGGCAAGAATTCGCTGCTCATCTCGCTCGTGCTCGTCGCGATCTTCATGGTCATTTACTACAAGAAGGCGGGCTTCATTTCGTGGCTCGGCCTGGCGGCGAACATGCTACTGATCCTCGGCAGCATGGTGCTCATCAAAGCGGCCTTCACCTTGCCCGGTCTCGCCGGCTTGGTGCTTACCGTCGGTATGTCGCTCGACGCGAACGTGCTCATTTACGAACGCATCCGCGACGAGCTCAAGAAGGGGACGGCGCTGCGGATGGCGATTCGCAACGGCTTCGACCGGGCGAGCATCACGATCATCGACTCGAACGTGACGAACCTGATCACCGGCGTCGTCATCTACAAGATCGCCCCCGACAGTGTGAAGGGCTTCGGCGTCACGCTCGTCCTCGGCATCGTGATGAGCGTGTTCACGGCGGTGTTCCTCACCCGCATCGTGTTCGACGTCGCCGAACGCCGCGGCTGGCTCAAGAACATGAGCATGCGGGAATTCATCGGCGAAACGAATTTCGACTTCGTCGGCTGGCGCCTGCCGAGCATCATCGCCTCGCTGGTGGTCATCGGCATCGGCCTGTTCGCCGTCGCCAAGCGCGGGCAAGACTTGTTCGACATCGACTTCACCGGCGGCAGTTCGGTGACGATCGTGTTCGAAGACGACAAGCCGACGCCTTACGCCGAAGTCTATGAAACGTTGCAAACGACCCCGCTCGGCGAAGAGAACCTCTCGCTCGTCGAGATGGGCGACGACGACACACGCTACACCGTGACGACGATCAACGACGACGTCGTCGAGGTCGAGAACATTCTGAAGGACGCGTTCGGCGACAAGCTGAAGAAGTACCAAGTCAACGTCGAAGAGGTGAAGGAATTCGCCCCGGGCGAGCAGACCTCGCTGCTGCCGGCCGTGAAACCGCTCGACCTGGTGCGCGGCCTCAAGTTCGCTTCCCCGCTGTCGTACGTCACGCTGCTTCAACCGGCGGAGACCGAAGAAGCGACGCCGCCCGCCGAAAATGAATCCGTGACCGCCGCGCCGGAAGGCGAAGCTGCGGAAGAGGCCAAGCCGGCCGAGGAAGCCGCTCCAGCGGCGGAAACTCCCGCCGCGGAACCGGCTGCTGAACCAGCCGCCGAAACGCCGGCGCCCGCCACGGAAACGCCGGCAGCGACGACGACTCCCGCAACGCCTGCAGCACCCGCTGCCGCCGACGTGGAAGCCAATCCCTTTGCCGGCGGCGCCACCGCCAAGCTGAAGTTCGCCGCCGATAAGGATGGCGACGCCTCTGGCGTGAGCCACGACACGCTTGATCAGATGATCGGCGACGCCTTAAAGAAAGCAGGCAAAGGCGAAGTCGTCTACGAGATTACCAACGAGGACTATCGCGAGGGCAGCAACCGCGCGATGGAAGAGTGGCAAGTCTCCATCGCCTTGCCGCCGGCGGAAGCGAAGGCGATCTTCGATCAGATCGCGGCTGAAACCAACGCGAAGCCGATCTTCCCGCTCTCCAGCAAGATCGGCGGCCGCGTCGCCGGTCAGATGGCCACCTCCGCGGCCGCGGCGATGATCCTCTGCCTCGTCGGCATCATCGCCTACGTTTGGTTCCGGTTCCACGGCGTGATCTACGGCATCGCCGCGGTGATCGCGCTCATCCACGACGTGCTCGTCACGCTCGGCTTCGTCGCCTTGTCGGCGTACTTCGTCAACGGCGCCGAGGGCGTGGCGTCGCTGTTCCTGGTCGACAAGTTCCAGATCAACCTGGTGCTCGTCGCCGCGTTCCTGACGATCATTGGCTACTCGCTCAACGATACGATCGTTATTTTCGACCGGATCCGCGAAGTGAAGGGGAAGAGCCCGCGACTGACGAAGGAGATTATCAATCTCTCGGTCAACCAAACGTTGGCGCGGACGATTCTGACCTCGTTCACCACCCTGACGAGCGTCGTCGTGCTGTACATCTTCGGCGGCGACGGCATTCACGCCTTCGCCTTCGCGTTGCTCGTCGGCTTCATCGCCGGCTGCTACAGCACGATCTTCATCGCCAACCCGGTGCTGCTGTGGCTGGCCGAGCGGTTCGAAAGCGGCCCGGCGCCGAGCACCACGGCGAAGAGCTAA